From Vitis vinifera cultivar Pinot Noir 40024 chromosome 3, ASM3070453v1, the proteins below share one genomic window:
- the LOC100852930 gene encoding organ-specific protein P4, producing MESSFALFVILSLVLVGNTIAARKDPGEYWKDAMKDQPMPKAIEGVLSAKNPNCHTATEASNEQADQLLKDFEQKVEKAFAEDFEPRPNVSAYHDDSKVGEEKSFVKDFEPGPNLSVYHDDEVASKGDKSFVNDFEPRPNLSVYNH from the exons ATGGAGTCTTCCTTCGCTTTGTTTGTTATTCTCTCACTTGTCTTG GTTGGCAACACAATAGCTGCAAGAAAGGACCCTGGGGAGTATTGGAAAGATGCCATGAAGGATCAGCCCATGCCCAAGGCCATCGAAGGCGTTCTCTCCGCCAAGAACCCCAACTGCCATACAGCTACGGAGGCAAGTAACGAGCAGGCCGATCAGCTTCTAAAGGATTTTGAGCAGAAAGTAGAGAAGGCTTTTGCCGAGGACTTTGAACCCAGACCCAATGTCTCGGCTTACCATGATGACAGTAAAGTTGGAGAAGAAAAATCATTTGTTAAGGACTTTGAGCCCGGGCCTAACCTCTCAGTATACCATGACGATGAAGTTGCTTCAAAGGGAGACAAGTCATTTGTTAATGACTTTGAACCAAGGCCAAATCTCTCTGTTTATAACCACTAA